The Methylotenera sp. G11 genome includes a window with the following:
- a CDS encoding dimethylamine monooxygenase subunit DmmA family protein, translated as MERGYWIKSKPVYTSLVWHEKATSHLVLAAGIGGMAALKLFQQMHPAQPVTVLYAKYAQMEVDYSATLKKIVPDNLHVFKFEEDLLTELKSIMPHMRMGLRIYVAGSEGFIWDVAKVVKPFGVENDHIMKELTDTLARSVYCVHCKAITRNVTTNIVQCCGCERMLFVRDHFSRNLGAYMGLMVDAESPGELPAIEEIYP; from the coding sequence ATGGAACGCGGTTACTGGATTAAAAGTAAACCTGTCTATACCTCGCTGGTGTGGCATGAAAAAGCAACCTCGCATTTGGTGCTTGCTGCCGGTATAGGTGGTATGGCGGCACTGAAGCTGTTTCAACAGATGCATCCCGCACAGCCTGTCACGGTGCTGTATGCGAAATACGCGCAGATGGAAGTCGATTACTCTGCAACCCTGAAAAAAATAGTCCCCGATAACCTGCATGTATTCAAGTTTGAAGAAGACCTGCTGACCGAGCTGAAAAGCATCATGCCGCATATGCGCATGGGCTTGCGTATCTATGTTGCCGGTTCAGAAGGTTTTATATGGGATGTTGCCAAGGTGGTGAAGCCATTCGGCGTCGAAAATGACCACATCATGAAAGAGTTGACCGATACATTGGCACGCAGCGTTTACTGCGTACATTGCAAGGCTATTACCAGAAACGTCACCACCAATATCGTGCAGTGCTGCGGCTGTGAACGCATGCTTTTTGTACGTGACCATTTTTCAAGAAACCTGGGGGCGTACATGGGGTTAATGGTTGACGCCGAATCTCCAGGAGAGTTGCCTGCTATTGAGGAGATATACCCATGA
- a CDS encoding PDR/VanB family oxidoreductase, which produces MNMIDVRVAAVEQVTPLIKHFKFVKEDGSQLPPFSGGSHIVVAMDAEGRTYRNPYSLMGSPTDTDAYHISVRRQENSRGGSAYMHENVRVGMTLKITHPVNLFTLAKMAHKHVLIAGGIGITPFMSQIEDLNRIGADYELHYAFRSYKQAAFVEELQKACGNKLHCHSDSDGHRLDMEALLRSQPLGTHVYVCGPSPMVVAVLETAKNLGWPDSNVHNEQFLAPPVGETFKVQLAQSNIEVQVPAEMSMLEAIEAAGVQADYLCRGGVCGRCELSVLECDGGLEHNDHFLTESEKASCSKIMPCVSRTKGKRLVLDL; this is translated from the coding sequence ATGAACATGATAGACGTAAGAGTGGCTGCGGTTGAACAAGTGACCCCGCTGATCAAACATTTCAAATTTGTAAAAGAAGATGGTTCGCAGTTGCCGCCTTTTTCGGGAGGCAGCCATATCGTGGTTGCAATGGATGCGGAAGGCAGGACTTACCGGAATCCGTATTCGCTGATGGGGTCGCCGACAGACACCGATGCCTACCATATTTCGGTGAGGCGCCAGGAGAACTCCAGGGGCGGTTCGGCTTACATGCATGAAAATGTCCGTGTCGGCATGACGCTGAAGATCACGCATCCGGTCAACCTGTTTACGCTGGCTAAAATGGCGCATAAGCATGTCCTGATCGCAGGCGGCATCGGCATTACGCCGTTCATGTCGCAGATTGAAGACCTCAACCGGATCGGCGCGGATTATGAACTGCATTACGCTTTCAGGTCCTATAAACAGGCTGCATTCGTTGAAGAGTTGCAGAAAGCCTGCGGCAATAAACTGCACTGTCACAGCGACAGTGATGGCCACCGGCTGGATATGGAAGCATTGCTGCGGAGCCAGCCATTAGGCACGCATGTGTATGTGTGCGGACCATCGCCTATGGTGGTTGCGGTGCTGGAAACGGCCAAGAACCTCGGCTGGCCGGACAGCAATGTGCATAACGAGCAGTTCCTTGCGCCACCGGTAGGCGAGACATTCAAAGTGCAGCTGGCACAATCCAATATCGAAGTTCAGGTGCCTGCCGAAATGAGCATGCTGGAGGCGATTGAAGCTGCCGGCGTACAGGCGGATTACCTGTGTCGTGGCGGCGTCTGCGGACGCTGTGAATTAAGCGTGCTGGAGTGTGACGGCGGCCTTGAACACAATGACCATTTCCTGACGGAATCAGAAAAAGCCTCGTGCAGCAAAATCATGCCGTGCGTATCCCGCACAAAAGGTAAACGCCTGGTGCTGGATCTGTAG
- a CDS encoding heme-dependent oxidative N-demethylase family protein, producing the protein MALNFKQETFRDDYTYKNSEEAIKRFPFPFPEDQYMYSVNIEPHTKGKPGSVYEFPFDVDEHYVAECKDRAITLEQDAGRYQALPHMMDAQWDFLELTMESLANDYPEHFTLTKNGSSWTWENRPLGIHDTFTFGDSSTLPREPLDYMGRQVQGDFVLLDQRDETLYADAGMVTCQADWSLAFNVGMSWREWHGPVPRATELGVMDRALKFLLNLQLANPVRRLNWTMTVNPRLDTSPENYPYWGGDRNKVNAENVSDLIHLRVELQSLFRLPRSNAIVFSIRCYLISLKDIATYPRWAKRLYRVQKTMHPDLIEYKGMTKFHPLVVEWLSQFEDGADLGIGTQPE; encoded by the coding sequence ATGGCACTCAATTTTAAGCAAGAGACGTTTAGGGACGACTATACCTACAAAAATTCAGAGGAAGCGATCAAGCGGTTTCCGTTTCCTTTTCCTGAAGACCAATATATGTATTCGGTCAATATTGAGCCGCATACAAAAGGCAAGCCTGGCTCGGTATATGAGTTTCCGTTTGATGTAGACGAGCATTATGTTGCCGAGTGCAAGGACAGGGCCATTACGCTGGAGCAGGATGCCGGCAGGTATCAGGCGCTGCCGCACATGATGGATGCGCAGTGGGATTTCCTTGAACTGACGATGGAATCGCTTGCTAACGACTACCCGGAACATTTCACCTTAACTAAAAACGGATCAAGCTGGACTTGGGAAAACAGGCCGCTGGGCATTCACGACACGTTCACTTTCGGTGACAGTTCAACCTTGCCCAGGGAACCGCTTGACTATATGGGGCGGCAGGTGCAGGGCGACTTCGTGCTGCTCGACCAGCGCGACGAGACTTTATATGCCGATGCAGGCATGGTGACCTGCCAGGCTGACTGGTCGCTCGCGTTCAATGTCGGCATGTCCTGGCGGGAGTGGCATGGCCCGGTACCGAGGGCAACCGAGCTCGGTGTGATGGATCGGGCACTCAAGTTCCTGCTCAACCTGCAGCTTGCTAACCCGGTGCGCCGCCTTAACTGGACCATGACAGTGAACCCGCGGCTGGATACTTCCCCAGAGAACTACCCGTACTGGGGTGGAGACAGGAATAAAGTGAACGCGGAGAATGTCAGTGACCTGATTCACCTGCGCGTTGAACTGCAGAGCCTGTTCCGGCTGCCGCGCAGCAATGCGATCGTATTCAGCATCCGCTGCTACCTGATCAGCCTTAAGGATATCGCAACTTATCCGCGATGGGCAAAACGCCTGTATCGCGTGCAGAAAACCATGCATCCGGACCTGATCGAATACAAAGGCATGACCAAGTTCCATCCTCTGGTCGTGGAATGGCTATCCCAGTTCGAGGATGGCGCGGATCTGGGCATAGGCACACAGCCGGAGTAA
- a CDS encoding TorF family putative porin translates to MKHLSKSAMLTVLLASAFGAMPLANAAEEAAAPAAAPASPHTLTTNIGFFTDYTFRGISYTKERGAVQGGIDYSHSSGFYLGVWGTNVNNEALYGNTVEVDVYGGYLRPLTDDLSINVGFLQFFYPDSNHPGAGTANKGGSPNTTELNAALTYKYFTLKHSYAVTNFFGLNDRLLGNGDTRGSGYTELNFNYKLPVADLNLALHVGRQTVHNYSQANYTDWLVGVNKDFSIAGTTGWNAGVNYTTTNASDSWYVDAKGWETGNDRFIGYIKRTF, encoded by the coding sequence ATGAAACATTTATCAAAGTCAGCCATGCTGACAGTTCTACTGGCTTCCGCCTTCGGTGCCATGCCACTTGCCAACGCAGCGGAAGAAGCCGCGGCACCGGCAGCAGCGCCAGCGTCACCGCACACCTTGACCACCAACATCGGTTTCTTCACCGACTACACGTTCCGCGGCATTTCCTATACTAAAGAACGCGGCGCAGTCCAAGGCGGCATTGACTACTCACATAGCAGCGGCTTCTACCTCGGCGTCTGGGGTACTAATGTCAATAATGAAGCCCTCTACGGCAACACGGTAGAAGTCGACGTCTATGGCGGCTACCTGCGTCCATTGACTGATGACCTCAGCATCAACGTCGGCTTCCTGCAGTTCTTCTACCCGGACAGCAACCACCCAGGTGCCGGCACAGCCAACAAAGGCGGCTCACCTAACACCACCGAACTGAATGCAGCGCTGACCTACAAATACTTCACGCTCAAGCACTCCTATGCCGTCACCAACTTCTTCGGCCTCAACGACAGACTGCTTGGCAACGGAGACACACGCGGATCCGGCTACACGGAACTCAACTTCAACTACAAACTCCCGGTCGCGGACCTGAACCTGGCTTTGCATGTAGGCCGCCAGACAGTACATAACTACTCACAGGCCAACTACACGGACTGGCTGGTAGGCGTCAACAAAGACTTCTCGATTGCCGGCACGACAGGCTGGAACGCAGGTGTCAACTACACCACGACCAATGCCAGTGACAGCTGGTATGTGGATGCCAAAGGCTGGGAAACCGGTAATGACCGCTTTATCGGTTATATCAAACGCACATTCTAG